From Blattabacterium cuenoti, the proteins below share one genomic window:
- the nusA gene encoding transcription termination factor NusA, with amino-acid sequence MDNEALIDSFSDFKSEKNIDRVSLMAILEESIRCVLRKKYDSSKNYDIIVNPDQGDLEIWRNRIVVKDGMVKDLNKEIELSTARKIEVDFEIGEEVTEKVELKSLGRRAILTLRQNLLSKINEFDYTNTYKKFKNKIGEIIHVEVYHILPNQIIMRDEEQNEMVLPKKEQIPNDFFRKGDPVRALVKRIDWKDNKPLGILTRKDDSFLEELFKLEIPEVSEGLITVKKVARIPGEKAKVAVESYDDRIDPVGACVGIKGSRIHPIVRELKNENIDVINYTTNIQLYITRSLSPAKVSMMEIHEKNKFVNVYLKLDEISKAIGKGGQNIRLASLLTGYKIHVFQDFPYEDDVELTEFSDEIEKEVIEKFHKIGLNTAKSILNSINKDLSKRTNLEEEIINKVVSILKKEFEEELNI; translated from the coding sequence TTCATCCAAAAATTATGATATTATTGTTAATCCCGATCAAGGAGATTTGGAAATTTGGAGAAATCGCATTGTAGTTAAAGATGGGATGGTAAAAGATCTTAATAAAGAAATAGAATTATCTACAGCACGAAAAATAGAAGTAGATTTTGAAATTGGAGAAGAAGTAACAGAAAAAGTAGAACTAAAATCTCTTGGAAGAAGAGCTATTTTAACCTTAAGGCAAAATTTACTTTCAAAAATAAATGAATTTGATTATACTAATACTTATAAAAAATTTAAAAATAAAATTGGTGAAATTATTCATGTAGAAGTATATCATATTTTACCAAATCAAATTATTATGAGAGATGAAGAACAAAATGAAATGGTTTTACCTAAAAAAGAACAAATTCCAAATGATTTTTTTCGTAAAGGAGATCCAGTTAGAGCATTGGTAAAAAGAATAGATTGGAAAGATAATAAACCTTTAGGTATTTTAACTAGAAAAGATGATTCCTTTTTGGAAGAACTTTTTAAATTAGAAATACCAGAGGTTTCTGAAGGATTAATAACTGTTAAAAAAGTAGCTCGTATTCCAGGTGAAAAAGCTAAAGTAGCAGTAGAGTCTTATGATGATAGAATCGATCCTGTTGGAGCTTGTGTAGGAATAAAAGGATCTAGAATACATCCTATTGTTAGAGAATTAAAAAATGAAAATATAGATGTTATAAATTATACAACTAATATACAATTGTATATAACAAGATCTTTAAGTCCTGCAAAAGTTTCTATGATGGAAATCCATGAGAAGAATAAATTCGTCAATGTCTATCTAAAATTAGATGAAATATCTAAAGCTATTGGAAAAGGAGGACAGAACATACGTTTAGCTAGTTTATTAACAGGTTATAAAATACATGTATTTCAAGATTTTCCTTATGAAGATGACGTAGAACTGACTGAATTTTCTGATGAAATCGAAAAAGAGGTTATTGAAAAATTTCATAAAATCGGTTTAAATACCGCAAAATCTATTTTAAATTCTATAAATAAAGATTTAAGTAAACGTACTAATCTTGAAGAAGAGATTATAAATAAAGTAGTTTCAATCTTAAAAAAAGAATTTGAAGAAGAATTAAATATATAA